Proteins found in one Neodiprion lecontei isolate iyNeoLeco1 chromosome 6, iyNeoLeco1.1, whole genome shotgun sequence genomic segment:
- the LOC107223406 gene encoding zinc finger protein 512B isoform X4 has protein sequence MKFTWVLCLTLTATLVAGVERHEKHSRKGVKKHGKRGVFELGYGLPQQSGPASVYGPPAAEPAPIYENPAPILQPAPSPPQPAGHPVPVNFQPLPVPRPVGHPLPIAAPVGLPAIPNFPAPAPVVAHPVPQPVAVSVPIIQTVTKHVGVPVPVHVDRPVAVPVAVPVPRPYPVHVEKIVHVEKPVHYPVHVDRPVAVPFAVPVLKPYPVEKYVHVDRPYPVHVAVPVHIPKPYPVPVAIHTKHWKPVAQYGW, from the exons GTGTTGTGCCTGACCTTGACAGCGACCTTGGTCGCCGGGGTGGAAAGACATGAGAAACACAGTCGGAAGGGGGTGAAAAAACACGGAAAACGAGGTGTATTCGAGCTGGGATATGGACTTCCGCAGCAAAGTGGTCCAGCGTCAGTTTATGGTCCACCTGCCGCAGAGCCTGCGCCAATCTACGAAAATCCGGCACCTATCCTTCAGCCGGCTCCATCCCCGCCTCAACCCGCGGGACATCCGGTTCCGGTGAATTTTCAACCCTTGCCGGTACCTCGTCCCGTTG GTCACCCGCTTCCCATAGCAGCTCCAGTGGGACTTCCGGCGATTCCAAATTTTCCGGCTCCTGCACCGGTAGTCGCGCATCCGGTTCCTCAGCCGGTTGCCGTCAGCGTCCCGATTATCCAAACAGTGACGAAACACGTCGGTGTTCCGGTTCCCGTGCACGTCGACAGGCCAGTCGCAGTTCCCGTCGCCGTTCCTGTTCCCAGGCCGTATCCCGTCCACGTCGAGAAGATTGTCCACGTTGAGAAGCCGGTGCATTATCCTGTCCACGTCGACAGACCGGTAGCCGTTCCATTCGCTGTTCCCGTCCTGAAACCCTATCCGGTCGAGAAATACGTCCACGTTGACAGGCCGTATCCGGTCCACGTTGCGGTTCCGGTTCATATACCGAAACCGTATCCTGTTCCCGTTGCGATTCACACGAAGCATTGGAAACCGGTTGCACAATACGGCTGGTAG
- the LOC107223406 gene encoding zinc finger protein 512B isoform X2 — translation MIIIVFNGARRTVLCLTLTATLVAGVERHEKHSRKGVKKHGKRGVFELGYGLPQQSGPASVYGPPAAEPAPIYENPAPILQPAPSPPQPAGHPVPVNFQPLPVPRPVGHPLPIAAPVGLPAIPNFPAPAPVVAHPVPQPVAVSVPIIQTVTKHVGVPVPVHVDRPVAVPVAVPVPRPYPVHVEKIVHVEKPVHYPVHVDRPVAVPFAVPVLKPYPVEKYVHVDRPYPVHVAVPVHIPKPYPVPVAIHTKHWKPVAQYGW, via the exons GTGTTGTGCCTGACCTTGACAGCGACCTTGGTCGCCGGGGTGGAAAGACATGAGAAACACAGTCGGAAGGGGGTGAAAAAACACGGAAAACGAGGTGTATTCGAGCTGGGATATGGACTTCCGCAGCAAAGTGGTCCAGCGTCAGTTTATGGTCCACCTGCCGCAGAGCCTGCGCCAATCTACGAAAATCCGGCACCTATCCTTCAGCCGGCTCCATCCCCGCCTCAACCCGCGGGACATCCGGTTCCGGTGAATTTTCAACCCTTGCCGGTACCTCGTCCCGTTG GTCACCCGCTTCCCATAGCAGCTCCAGTGGGACTTCCGGCGATTCCAAATTTTCCGGCTCCTGCACCGGTAGTCGCGCATCCGGTTCCTCAGCCGGTTGCCGTCAGCGTCCCGATTATCCAAACAGTGACGAAACACGTCGGTGTTCCGGTTCCCGTGCACGTCGACAGGCCAGTCGCAGTTCCCGTCGCCGTTCCTGTTCCCAGGCCGTATCCCGTCCACGTCGAGAAGATTGTCCACGTTGAGAAGCCGGTGCATTATCCTGTCCACGTCGACAGACCGGTAGCCGTTCCATTCGCTGTTCCCGTCCTGAAACCCTATCCGGTCGAGAAATACGTCCACGTTGACAGGCCGTATCCGGTCCACGTTGCGGTTCCGGTTCATATACCGAAACCGTATCCTGTTCCCGTTGCGATTCACACGAAGCATTGGAAACCGGTTGCACAATACGGCTGGTAG
- the LOC107223406 gene encoding zinc finger protein 512B isoform X3 codes for MDIHFMAGYRMVLCLTLTATLVAGVERHEKHSRKGVKKHGKRGVFELGYGLPQQSGPASVYGPPAAEPAPIYENPAPILQPAPSPPQPAGHPVPVNFQPLPVPRPVGHPLPIAAPVGLPAIPNFPAPAPVVAHPVPQPVAVSVPIIQTVTKHVGVPVPVHVDRPVAVPVAVPVPRPYPVHVEKIVHVEKPVHYPVHVDRPVAVPFAVPVLKPYPVEKYVHVDRPYPVHVAVPVHIPKPYPVPVAIHTKHWKPVAQYGW; via the exons GTGTTGTGCCTGACCTTGACAGCGACCTTGGTCGCCGGGGTGGAAAGACATGAGAAACACAGTCGGAAGGGGGTGAAAAAACACGGAAAACGAGGTGTATTCGAGCTGGGATATGGACTTCCGCAGCAAAGTGGTCCAGCGTCAGTTTATGGTCCACCTGCCGCAGAGCCTGCGCCAATCTACGAAAATCCGGCACCTATCCTTCAGCCGGCTCCATCCCCGCCTCAACCCGCGGGACATCCGGTTCCGGTGAATTTTCAACCCTTGCCGGTACCTCGTCCCGTTG GTCACCCGCTTCCCATAGCAGCTCCAGTGGGACTTCCGGCGATTCCAAATTTTCCGGCTCCTGCACCGGTAGTCGCGCATCCGGTTCCTCAGCCGGTTGCCGTCAGCGTCCCGATTATCCAAACAGTGACGAAACACGTCGGTGTTCCGGTTCCCGTGCACGTCGACAGGCCAGTCGCAGTTCCCGTCGCCGTTCCTGTTCCCAGGCCGTATCCCGTCCACGTCGAGAAGATTGTCCACGTTGAGAAGCCGGTGCATTATCCTGTCCACGTCGACAGACCGGTAGCCGTTCCATTCGCTGTTCCCGTCCTGAAACCCTATCCGGTCGAGAAATACGTCCACGTTGACAGGCCGTATCCGGTCCACGTTGCGGTTCCGGTTCATATACCGAAACCGTATCCTGTTCCCGTTGCGATTCACACGAAGCATTGGAAACCGGTTGCACAATACGGCTGGTAG